Proteins encoded within one genomic window of Sphaerisporangium krabiense:
- a CDS encoding RNA polymerase sigma factor has product MPRTTAAAPAESEAPATALARILDQGRAQGHLSLADLREAFSSAGVGPAKGRSILRELTEAGVSLATENEPATQAGAPAGKTRKSTTVKTTAKSAMTSTTTSKPAHTGVRAAGAATTAETAEARPRRGRAAHKTAAPPAPARPASKDEPGPEDSWEEPDEAELQGETLDLDDQSSVMGDSVHTYLKSIGRRTLLTAAEEVELAKRIEAGLYAEHKLETGSPGEQERTELEWVVEDGRRAKDHMLEANLRLVVSVAKKYTDRGMALLDVVQEGNLGLIRAVEKFDYSKGYKFSTYAMWWIRQAIQRGFADSARTIRLPVHVLELLSKLSRVERDMHQRLGREPTPEELAVELDKTPDQIEELLRTSRQPISLNATIGEDGETTIGDLIEDVDAPEASEVVDRQLLGAELRGVLDNLTPREAKIMALRFGLIDGKPHTLDEIGKHLGLTRERIRQLEKESLSKLRHPSNTRPLLDWAS; this is encoded by the coding sequence CGCGGCGGCCCCGGCCGAGAGCGAGGCGCCCGCGACGGCCCTCGCCCGGATCCTCGACCAAGGACGAGCGCAGGGTCACCTTTCCCTCGCGGATCTCCGCGAGGCGTTCTCGTCGGCGGGGGTCGGCCCGGCCAAGGGCCGTTCCATCCTGCGCGAGCTCACCGAGGCCGGCGTGAGCCTGGCGACCGAGAACGAACCCGCCACGCAGGCGGGCGCCCCGGCCGGGAAGACCCGTAAGAGCACCACAGTGAAGACCACGGCGAAGAGCGCAATGACCAGCACCACCACCTCCAAGCCCGCGCACACCGGCGTCCGGGCGGCCGGCGCCGCGACCACCGCGGAGACCGCCGAGGCCCGCCCCCGGCGCGGCCGGGCCGCACACAAGACCGCCGCCCCGCCCGCCCCGGCGCGGCCCGCCTCCAAGGACGAGCCCGGCCCGGAGGACTCCTGGGAGGAGCCCGACGAGGCCGAGCTGCAGGGCGAGACCCTCGACCTGGACGACCAGTCCTCGGTCATGGGCGACTCGGTGCATACCTACCTCAAGTCCATCGGCCGCCGCACGCTGCTGACCGCGGCCGAGGAGGTCGAGCTGGCCAAGCGCATCGAGGCGGGCCTGTACGCCGAGCACAAGCTGGAGACCGGCTCGCCCGGCGAGCAGGAGCGCACCGAGCTGGAGTGGGTCGTCGAGGACGGCCGCCGCGCCAAGGACCACATGCTGGAGGCCAACCTCCGCCTGGTGGTCTCGGTCGCCAAGAAGTACACCGACCGCGGCATGGCCCTGCTGGACGTCGTGCAGGAGGGCAACCTCGGCCTGATCCGCGCGGTGGAGAAGTTCGACTACTCCAAGGGGTACAAGTTCTCCACCTACGCCATGTGGTGGATCCGCCAGGCCATCCAGCGCGGCTTCGCCGACTCGGCGCGCACGATCCGCCTGCCGGTCCACGTGCTGGAGCTGCTGTCCAAGCTGTCGCGCGTCGAGCGCGACATGCACCAGCGGCTGGGCCGCGAGCCGACCCCTGAGGAGCTGGCGGTCGAGCTGGACAAGACCCCCGACCAGATCGAGGAGCTCCTGCGCACCAGCCGCCAGCCGATCAGCCTGAACGCGACGATCGGCGAGGACGGCGAGACCACGATCGGCGACCTGATCGAGGACGTCGACGCGCCCGAGGCCTCCGAGGTCGTGGACCGTCAGCTCCTCGGCGCCGAGCTGCGCGGCGTGCTGGACAACCTGACCCCGCGCGAGGCCAAGATCATGGCGCTGCGCTTCGGGCTGATCGACGGCAAGCCGCACACGCTGGACGAGATCGGCAAGCACCTGGGCCTGACCCGGGAGCGGATCCGCCAGTTGGAGAAGGAGTCCCTCTCCAAGCTCCGCCACCCGAGCAACACCCGGCCCCTGCTCGACTGGGCGAGCTGA